The genomic stretch TCATGGTGATTCCAATTAATAAGGACAGTCTTAAATAATATAAACTTATCAGCGCTACAGCAACCAAACTTACAATACTGATGCATCCGAAATAGGAAATACAGAAATGGGATGATGGAATTAAGGAAATAAATCCAAGGATAGAACAAAAAATTAAAGGCACACAAAACCAGTGAATGAACTTGTTAGTCGCATTTCTATGGCTTTTACTATATTCTGCAAATAATAAATCAACCTTTCTCATACTGACAGGAATTGGATTGGTACTAAAATAATAAAATTTTGTAATCGGTGATAAGTTTGCTTACATTTGTCTTATGTCTGCCTTAGAAAAGTTCGGAGTTGAGATTTTTACGCAAAAAAATATTTTTGAGAGAATCGCTGTTGATAAGCCTTTCCGTCCCGACAATCCGTCTTTTATTTTCATTAAATCAGGAACCATAAAATTACGCCAGCATTTCAGTGATCTGGAAGTTTCTGCCAATATGTTTATGGTAACAGACCCACAAACCATTTATGAGGTGATATCAGTGACTGACGATTTTCAATCCAGAATGGTTTCCTATAAAAGAGAATTTATTTCTGCACTTTCTTTGAAGTTTAATAGATTGATTACCTATCGATATTTCAGACAGCAGATGAATAGAGAAGTCCCTTTTCCGGAAGATGAAATGGAAGTCGTATGGAAAAGTGTCAATTTCCTGAAATATATTCTTGATTCCGAAACAGATATGCTGTACAAAAAAGAAATGGTGGAACATCTTTTTTCTGTTTTCTGCTATCAGATGGCCGGAATTATTTCTAAGGAAGATACCAGTTCTATGAATCAGATGTCCAGACAGGAAGAAATTGTCTTTGTTTTCCTTACAGATCTTTCCGAATATCATCTCACAGAAAGAACCGTTGAGTTTTATGCCGAAAGACAATCCATTACAACCAGACATCTTTCTTCAGTAGTAAAAGAAGTGACAGGGAAGTCTGCCAGCCAGATCATAGCTTTAATTGTGATGAATGAGGCCAAAGTACTCCTGAACTCTTCCAATAAACCTGTTTCGGAGATCTCATCTATCCTTGGTTTTAGCGATCAGTACGCGTTTTCACACTTTTTTAAAAAGCACATGGAAGTAAGCCCCAGACA from Chryseobacterium indologenes encodes the following:
- a CDS encoding DUF962 domain-containing protein; its protein translation is MRKVDLLFAEYSKSHRNATNKFIHWFCVPLIFCSILGFISLIPSSHFCISYFGCISIVSLVAVALISLYYLRLSLLIGITMILIMLLAEHCIYLTNISLGKQSCILYLGIFIVTWIFQFIGHKIEGKKPSFLKDIQFLLIGPIWLLGFILKKTGIRY
- a CDS encoding helix-turn-helix domain-containing protein, whose amino-acid sequence is MSALEKFGVEIFTQKNIFERIAVDKPFRPDNPSFIFIKSGTIKLRQHFSDLEVSANMFMVTDPQTIYEVISVTDDFQSRMVSYKREFISALSLKFNRLITYRYFRQQMNREVPFPEDEMEVVWKSVNFLKYILDSETDMLYKKEMVEHLFSVFCYQMAGIISKEDTSSMNQMSRQEEIVFVFLTDLSEYHLTERTVEFYAERQSITTRHLSSVVKEVTGKSASQIIALIVMNEAKVLLNSSNKPVSEISSILGFSDQYAFSHFFKKHMEVSPRQYRHQFEN